The genomic stretch TAGAACATACGCATCGATACGACTCGGTCGAATCGAAAGTTTGGATCAACGACTTCATAAGAACTTTCTTCCTCCTCTTCCGGCATCTCCTCCTCATCTTCATGTTCTATTTCCGCCTCAAGCTCCTCGTTCTCCTCTTCACCGTCTACCTCCGGCTCGGGTTTGCCTCCTGAAAAAATTCTCCCTAATTCTCTAACGATGAAGGTTCTTTTGATTCCCACGACAGTATCCTTTCCAACTGTCACCGTTGCCTGCATTCCTTGTTTGAATCTGTTATTTGATTGAACAGCGGTTCAAAATATTCCTTCCCCTGCTTGCAATAACTTCCATGGTTGCGACTTGCAGAGTTTGATATTTTGTTTTCGCGTTTTGTTTCCCGCCTAAGTTTTGGAATTTTGGGGGTTGGTTATATAAAAAAGAGTGGTATTGGACCATTTTGCCCTAATTTATTTGGGTCGGTTCAACTTCATTCAGTATTGTATACCAATATAACATACGGACTACGGAGTATTAGATACGGGGTGCTTCCTCTTAGGTCCTGTTCTTTTAGACTTCATTTCAGTTATTATCAGTTCAGTTTAATTCaactctattaagttcagttTCGTTCAGCTCAGCTCATTAATTAAGTCCAGTTTAATTCAATTCAGATTAATCCTGctcaacattattattattattattattcttattttattatttattatattcttattatatttatatttaacacacacacatatatatatatatatatattgcgaACCTATTGTTcggtgcgaactgtacgaacAAAATAAAAAACCCACACTACTACGAAACTCGTTATGGACTTCAGTTGATTGACATCGGATTATCTGGAAAACCGATGTACAtaacatgggggtgcccccaccttgtccccccctatccgttttgtaagtgacattacccgtcacttgctccgacccgtcttcagcaagactaactgataCCTAAATAGCCAGTCTtcctatagacggatatatccgtctatagctaaagacgagtcaaatagcttgaaagtggtgacatttttgctCCCCACACTTGTTGCTTGAcctattaggaatgtggtattgtatttgactcgtttttagttatagacggatatgtgccgtctataatgagattttgtgataccTTTTTTTTTAAGGGAAGATTTTGTGATACCTAAATATgtctttttaaaattaaaaaataaataaaaatctaaGTAGCAATATATAGGGAATAAATTTCTTACAAGACAATACTTATAGAAATTCCAAGTATATGTTCTTTCCAATCCTTTTACATTGGGTTATCCCATCCTACCTTGACTATATGGTAGGAATTATTTTTCAAGTAACCATACGGTATTTTATCTCGGAGCATTATGTAAGGAAATCACCCTAAATTAGTTGCATGTAACGGTATAAATTATTGTGTTATTTTTAATAGtaaaaaaataacttaacttaaaatgtcttcttatggtagtaaacttttttttcaacctcttattaatattatatttagtagattataacattaaaataaaagtatactttatttatgcaaataatttaattgataatatctctataaaataaatctaaaaagtaccgtgctatagcacgggaacTACACTAGTATGATAGTAATATTCGTATGGAGAAGCTCTGGGATCTAAGAGAAGCAGCACCGGAACAGGATGCATACTACAACTTATCTCGACCGAGTCTACACTTATTCGTCGAGGACACAGGTCTTTAATTTGCCACTGGAACCCTCACGGGATTCCTCTACCATTTTATCAAGGCCGACAGAACTGCTGGTCCCATGGGGATCAAGTCTAGATTATACGGCGCATTGGTCAAGTCTAAGCGAGTAGGCGGCTTTCTTGCCTTGCTTTCTGTAGCCACCAGTGTACCATCCTCATTATCGTCCTCCGCCTCCTCAATACCATCAGAATGTAACTAACTACTACCCAGTATTTTAGTTGATTATTTAATTCAGTTTTCGATATTCGTTATTCTTTTTCTTCTTATTGATAAACTGGCATAGATTCCGTGCAAAATTACAACAATCCAAAATCCGTAAGAAACAACAGTAAAATAAACTCGTACAACTGAGTTATTCTTTTGAATCTAACCAGATCAAAACCATAAATGGCTGGCTACATTTCCGCACTCATTAGAGTATGTAGCTTAGGGGGACGCTTGTTGCTGGTTCGAAACTAGTTTGCTTTTGGTTCGATAACTCTCTTCGCGAATGATGGCAAACAGAAAGCCGCCGAGTGAATCTGCAAAAGAGAGACAACCAAATGAGAACCCAATGCTGAACAAGGAGTGACTTAATAATTTCGGCACAGATTGTAAATGAAGCTCCAAAAGCCCTACCTCCGAGTTGTAGAATTTCAAAGGCCGTTTGGCATTTCCATGATCCTTGGCGTCATCAATTGGGTTCACTGGGTTCTTAAAATCAACTGCTGGACCCGAAGTAGAACAAAGCATAAAGCCGATCACCCCACTGAAATTTAACCAACAAATGCATGTTCCGAGATcaaattctagataaaaacttcgataattttattaaaacttaTGTAAAATTTAAAAAGGGAGTTAGCACATGCCTCGGGTATGTAGGAACCGTAGTCCATGCATAGTTGACAGAACCCTTGAAAATCTGGCGACAATTTGAAACAATATCTTCAATGATATGCATATGAAGCCATATACTTTCAGCCTGGGTGCACACGACTCCTCCTGGTCGAAGAGCCTTTGCAACTGACTCGAAGAAGGGCTTTTCAAAAAGCTCCTGTGCAGGGCCTATCGAATAATGGATGTATGTTTAAACAATAATAATTGAACAGACAGTGTAAATATTTCCTTATATAACTGTCGAACAAAATAGTTTACTTATAGACGGGAGTTCAGTTACCTATTGGATCAGACGAATCAACAATGACAGCATCATAAGTTCCCTCTGGAGCGGCCTTCAAGAATGCAACTCCTGAGAATTCCGAACAGTAAAATCAGCCAACAGGTCAGGCAGGCAAGATAAGTATAGATCATggagaaaggaaagaaaaatctCGACATCAGTATGAATTTCACAGGCGAGTGGCAACAACCTCGCTTACTCTGACTCATTTGAACTGCCATTATATAGCGAGTGTGACAATTGGACAAACCCCGAGTCTGATACTAGCTTCTAAATGAGCGAGAGTAACATAGTGGACAACATGATGCGGAGTAAACCACACGAGAGAGAAGCCATACCATCACCAATATGCAAATTCACTCGAGGATCATCATATCCAACAGCTACTTCAGGGAAAAATTCCTTCGAAACCTACACATCAGTAAAGACGACTTAATAAACTGATATTATGCATTTAAGAGAATAGCATGGACCCTCTACAAAAAAAAACCATTGCAGAATCATGTCCCTCAAATACTCACCGTCACAACCATTTCATCAATTTCACAGATATCAATCTGATCAACAGATGAATAACGAGCAACTTCACGCAGAACACCACCATCGCCTCCTCCAATAACCAGCACCTACAAGACAAATATCGGGATAAGTAAGATAGGTCTTTATACAACATGAAAGGAAAACAAGAGAGAGGGAAACACCTTTTTCGGGTTTGGAATAGAAGAGAGTGGGAGATGAGTGATCATCTCTTGGTATGCGCATTCATCCCTTTCAGTGAGCTGGATTACACCATCCAAAACCAGAACTTTTCCGTATGTCGCTGACTGCAACATCAATGACAAAACCAAGGTAAGAATAGATGTGCCTTGGCCTAACATACGAAAGCCTTTCATATGAGGGTCGAGTTTTCTACCTGAAACACCATAACATTCTGGTACTTCGACTTCTCTTGGAACAGAATCTTTTCCACTTTGAGAGAATGTGCTTCTCCTATCAAACAAAACCGCAAAACAATGTTTAGAAATCAGATTTTTATCACAGAGGTGATGAGAGACAAGGTAGGTCGTGAGACATGACCGATGAGCCTAGTCAAGGCGCACAACAGCTCCGATTTACAGAAACAACATTTCTGCAAGTTACGTTGAGCAGACGGGAACAGCAAGACTAAACAAACATTGACAGTTGATGACAAATagcaaaaattaataaaattttcaaCCAAACAATTTATAAATCAAAGGACAGTAAGTCAGTAACTATAAATTGTCTATAAATTGTTAAATGATGGCAAAATAATTAGTAATGTAACTTTACATAGTACTGTACTTTATATAACAATGATTACCAACAACAGTCATTCCACACACTCCCCCCACATTAATAATTGCAAGTATTTTGCTCGGTGTGAAAGGTTACAAGCTTGTGATCGTCACAAATAAGATCCAGGCAAGTAATCCATAAACACCAATAGCTTGCAATGACAAATAGCTGGTAACCCGTAAAACCGCTACACCTCATTTAATGATAACAACCAGTATACAATGATTTtaacaaaacaataaaaaaaatgagACAAAATAATTCGAAAGACAATATTTTGATTGGGAAAACAAACCCAGGCCATATGGGACTAATCACAATAAACCCATAAAATGGTATACACCTCATTTAACGATAACACCAAATAATGTATACAACCATTTATTTCATAATCAACCAATATAGAAAAACCCATTATGCACCTCATctaatgataacaatcgatatGCGAAAACTaaccaaaacacaaaaaaatagtCAATATCAATCAAAACACAATCTCTTTATTAGAAAATCAAATAAGGCAGGCCGTTATGCACCTCATTTAATGATAACAACCGATATAATATGAAAactaatcaaaaccctaaaaatgagaCAAAATCTATAAAATTGATTAGAAAAACAAACCAGGCCACATGGGACTAATCTCAGAAAACCATCCAGGAATAACAGCAGAAAGCCCATTAACTTGCTGTTCTTCTTCCCCATTGTTAACTAAAGAAACTCCATTATCATTACCACCATTGTTATTTTCTGCCATTGTTTCTTCTAATTCCTCTTCTCTAGGCCTTTTAATTGGTAATTCACTTCCTGAAATAATAATACCTTCTTCAGCCATTACTTTACAATTTATAGTACTAGTAATATTTAGAAGGAAATATATGATTTATGGagaatcaaaatcaaatcaaaatctCCCCCTTTTTTTGCACTTGTTTGTTGGACTTTTTTGTGTAGTATGGCAAATGCTTAAAAAACAGGCTTTGTTTATAGTTGTTGAAAGAGTCCAACAGGGAATCTGATGCTTGTGTCAGTAAGTATACGTGTGACAAAAAGTTAAACCCGTCTATTATCACGAAACCTCCGTCTTCTTCTCTCAATTAAGTTAGGTTTGGCAAATAAATATCGAGTACAAACTTTATTggttaattaatgtttaaatcgGTTTTCAGTAGGTCTTATGAAAGACCAAATTTAGTGAGAGATATAAtagagaaaaaataaataaaaaatcagTAAATCCCTCTTCTCATTATGTTAGAGGTCTCTATATTCTCAATTAGTAACGGTGGCAAAAGTCAAAAGGGATGGTTCCAAAAATAATGTGAATGAAgtataaataaatattgattaaaATAGTTTAAAATCTTGTTTCACTTGCACCTCTATTTTAATTGATTGTATGAGCATTACAAATATATAAGTTGCAACGGTTTTAAATAAGAATTGATGTTAAtataaagtgatgtttataaacGAACATATAATGATATGATTCTCAATTGGATGTGCAAAAATGGCCGCAAATTATTATTACAGACAAGTTATCTTTTGTCTGAAATAAAATGATGTAaccattttacgataaaatgttaTTATTTTTTGATAAAATATTACCATGATTGTCAAGCTAAAAAGTGATAACTTTAGTTATAATATTTTGttattaaataattataatttattaaaaaaattaaaaaaatagtgACATTTTAATCTGTGTTATTTTAGAGCGTCCGAAACAAAGATGGAGAATAAGTTACTTTATGCTTGTCTAGTTGTCTACTTGAAATTGGGGTGGTGGAATAATGTTAAACTTTATGCTTGTCTACTTTTGAATTTTGGTTCCTTTATGCTCCTAGTAGCACTAGTTGTTATATTTGGAGCTCCTTTTAATGTGTTTTTATGTGCTTGAGTATCCAATCTATTTTTTCTTTTGGAGGTTTATCGATGGCAACAAGTTCTTTATATActttaggctccgtttggcacgacatttcaggtaacttatttgatcaaaatttcagctacctgatttttttgcaagtgtttggcaagtagcttatttggtcaaataaggtacctgaaatggaggtagcatttgagaaatcaggtacctcagtacctgaaatgacttattttccattttgtaccctttattctataatattaaatacttttcatatctttttacgtcattttaccaaaatcagctaccttttcagttagtttgccaaacatatttttatataatcagctcctaattttcagctaccttatcagttaccttttcaggtttcagttagcttttcaggttTAAGCTactttttcaggtttcagctaccttttcaggtagttttgccaaacagagccttagatGCTTTGACTGCTAAAAATTATTGTCcatttttcaccaaaaaaattgataaaaaaatAACTTTATTTGAAAGATACTTCATGTTATACTCGTATTTGACATTTTACTTTGTAATTATAGAAAATACTCATATCTAATACGAGTAGATATTATAAATTATACTATTATATTTGCAtgggttttttgataactactacctttgtaatacacggttttaataactactaccaaaataattttcgtttaaaaactactacctctaagtttgatttttttttaaaacactaccaaatctcatccaaacccaataaaacacaattttaaccatttatttttgaatttccatCTTAAGTTGTAAACTTTATCCCTTTAACACTACCAATACTACCGTTTGCTAATCATTTTGGGGCAAAATCACTTTAAATTAGCTTCATCTAATTCACCTATCTAACGTAATTAAGGTAAAAAAGTTGTTTAAATTTCATCCAATtaactagtttaagggataaaattaacaacttaggatggaaattcaaaaataaatggttgatattgtgttttattgagtttggatgagatttggtagtgtttttttAAAAATTCAAACTTATTGGTAGTAGTTTTTAAGcgaaaattattttggtagtagttcttaaaacATGGTAATACAAATgtagtagttatcaaaaaaccctattTGCATTGAGAAACTTTTATACAACTTTAATTCATTGTTCATAGCTCGATAAAAATTATAGAAATCTGGAGGTATTGCTGTCGTTCTAAATTGTAAATACAATAGTAGGGATCATTATTCATATGAAAAACAACAGAAAACTTATCCATATTCGGAATGCTGGAGTGGTGAATTGTGAATTGTGATTGCATGTCCCCCTTGGTTCGACCTCATTACACCCGTTATTAACATCGAATCACCAATTCATAAGTTTACAACCGATAAAATACTATCTTCGTTCCAATTATTTATTTGCCTTTATTTTTAGGTTCCAATTATTAAGAAAAAGGGAGGG from Silene latifolia isolate original U9 population chromosome 2, ASM4854445v1, whole genome shotgun sequence encodes the following:
- the LOC141644271 gene encoding spermidine synthase 1-like, translating into MAEEGIIISGSELPIKRPREEELEETMAENNNGGNDNGVSLVNNGEEEQQVNGLSAVIPGWFSEISPMWPGEAHSLKVEKILFQEKSKYQNVMVFQSATYGKVLVLDGVIQLTERDECAYQEMITHLPLSSIPNPKKVLVIGGGDGGVLREVARYSSVDQIDICEIDEMVVTVSKEFFPEVAVGYDDPRVNLHIGDGVAFLKAAPEGTYDAVIVDSSDPIGPAQELFEKPFFESVAKALRPGGVVCTQAESIWLHMHIIEDIVSNCRQIFKGSVNYAWTTVPTYPSGVIGFMLCSTSGPAVDFKNPVNPIDDAKDHGNAKRPLKFYNSEIHSAAFCLPSFAKRVIEPKAN